A genomic region of Sulfobacillus acidophilus DSM 10332 contains the following coding sequences:
- a CDS encoding monooxygenase FAD-binding protein (PFAM: FAD binding domain~COGs: COG0654 2-polyprenyl-6-methoxyphenol hydroxylase and related FAD-dependent oxidoreductase~InterPro IPR002938~KEGG: gct:GC56T3_2042 monooxygenase FAD-binding protein~PFAM: Monooxygenase, FAD-binding~SPTR: Monooxygenase FAD-binding protein), giving the protein MTHPPHAALVVGAGPVGLTAALALHHLGIPVAILEAASEGRQRPGSRAIYLHNKTLELLETISPGLGFTMARHGIIWPVKRTWFRGRQVYVRHYPTPPPDRLPPFTSLPQVEIERYLWDAVHAAEIPVYWEQNVKALDIGAEAIELTTATGDHWRASYVIGADGAHSEVRHQAQIGMEGSRSANTFIVVDVTEDPDNPLPLERVFHYEHPAMEGRNVLFVPFAGGWRIDLQLYTADDVETFAGLSGVRQWLPRVMPAKYAERITWVSTYQFLQVVAESFTDRSHRILLVGEAAHLFAPFGARGFNSGVPDAVLAARAVAAALSSATEDERVAAIHSFAEERHRAAQYNRDAAGIALEHIQGESVGMRTKRAVGALLSPVWPEFGRWLDEGPYGPRSGPPGVSTKY; this is encoded by the coding sequence ATGACTCACCCCCCTCACGCGGCACTTGTCGTCGGCGCCGGTCCCGTCGGACTGACCGCAGCCTTGGCTTTACACCACTTGGGGATTCCGGTGGCCATTCTGGAAGCCGCATCGGAAGGTCGCCAGCGCCCCGGCAGCCGCGCCATCTATTTACACAATAAAACCCTGGAGTTGTTGGAAACGATTTCTCCTGGACTCGGATTCACCATGGCTCGGCACGGGATCATCTGGCCCGTGAAACGAACCTGGTTTCGCGGTCGACAAGTCTATGTCCGTCACTATCCCACACCGCCCCCAGACCGCCTGCCCCCCTTTACGAGTCTTCCGCAGGTGGAAATTGAACGCTATTTGTGGGACGCCGTCCATGCCGCCGAGATTCCGGTATATTGGGAGCAAAACGTCAAAGCCCTCGACATCGGTGCGGAGGCCATCGAGTTAACCACGGCTACCGGCGACCATTGGCGTGCATCGTATGTTATCGGGGCCGACGGCGCCCACTCGGAGGTTCGCCATCAGGCGCAAATTGGTATGGAAGGATCCCGGTCCGCCAATACGTTCATTGTCGTGGATGTCACCGAAGATCCCGATAATCCCTTACCGTTGGAACGGGTGTTTCATTACGAGCATCCCGCGATGGAGGGACGCAACGTATTGTTCGTCCCCTTTGCCGGCGGTTGGCGAATTGACCTGCAACTATATACGGCCGACGACGTCGAGACATTCGCCGGGTTGTCGGGTGTCCGACAATGGTTACCGCGCGTGATGCCCGCCAAATATGCCGAACGCATTACCTGGGTCTCCACCTACCAGTTCTTGCAAGTCGTGGCCGAATCTTTTACCGATCGAAGCCACCGGATTCTGCTCGTCGGAGAAGCGGCTCATCTGTTTGCCCCGTTTGGTGCCCGCGGATTTAATTCCGGAGTGCCGGACGCGGTATTAGCCGCACGGGCAGTGGCGGCGGCCCTCTCTTCCGCGACGGAGGACGAGCGCGTGGCGGCTATCCACAGTTTTGCCGAAGAACGTCACCGAGCGGCCCAATATAATCGGGACGCGGCCGGTATCGCATTGGAACACATTCAGGGGGAATCCGTCGGCATGCGAACCAAACGGGCCGTAGGAGCCCTCTTATCCCCGGTTTGGCCGGAATTTGGCCGTTGGCTGGATGAAGGGCCCTATGGTCCACGGTCCGGACCTCCCGGCGTTTCCACCAAGTACTGA